One Citricoccus sp. K5 DNA window includes the following coding sequences:
- the tsaB gene encoding tRNA (adenosine(37)-N6)-threonylcarbamoyltransferase complex dimerization subunit type 1 TsaB has translation MPDHSSRPLLALDASATASVAVVQGGEVLARYASIETNTHAEVLTPAVRRVLEEARMEPGDLRAVVAGVGPGPFTGLRAGLVTARSLAFAWGLPVHGVMSLDAIALPAAEEAFRAGVEEFVVATDARRREVYWAHYASVGGQFQRLHGPFVTAPDEVTPLPAYGAGAGLYPDALAAVAEFSTAVPDAGSLGLVGELALRRGRGILPVQPLYLRESDAKVPGPRKKAGTGER, from the coding sequence ATGCCCGACCACTCCTCCCGGCCCCTCCTCGCCCTCGATGCCTCCGCCACCGCCAGTGTGGCCGTGGTGCAGGGCGGCGAGGTCCTGGCCCGCTATGCCTCCATCGAGACCAACACGCATGCCGAGGTGCTCACGCCGGCGGTCCGCCGGGTTCTCGAGGAGGCGAGGATGGAGCCGGGCGATCTGCGTGCGGTGGTGGCCGGCGTCGGGCCCGGGCCGTTCACCGGGCTGCGCGCCGGTCTGGTGACGGCGCGTTCGCTCGCGTTCGCGTGGGGGCTGCCGGTGCACGGAGTGATGAGCCTGGACGCGATCGCGCTGCCTGCGGCTGAGGAAGCCTTCCGGGCGGGGGTCGAGGAGTTCGTGGTGGCCACTGACGCCCGCCGCCGTGAGGTCTACTGGGCTCACTATGCGTCCGTGGGCGGGCAGTTCCAGCGCCTGCACGGGCCCTTCGTCACGGCCCCTGACGAGGTCACCCCGCTGCCGGCCTACGGCGCCGGGGCCGGGCTGTACCCGGATGCCCTGGCGGCGGTCGCGGAGTTCTCCACCGCCGTGCCCGACGCCGGCTCGCTCGGCCTGGTCGGCGAGCTCGCCCTGCGCCGTGGCCGGGGGATCCTGCCGGTGCAGCCGCTGTACCTGCGCGAATCCGACGCGAAGGTGCCGGGCCCCCGGAAGAAGGCCGGCACCGGCGAACGGTAG
- a CDS encoding YrhK family protein, giving the protein MRLFDPRNRETTARMARVYAIFELLHTAADFLAAGLFIIGSIFFFDESTRIAGTWCFLAGSICFALKPTIRLTRELRMASLRRVDRLAEKAPEAPRDLFSEPRH; this is encoded by the coding sequence ATGCGATTATTCGATCCCCGAAACCGCGAGACCACTGCCCGGATGGCCCGTGTGTATGCCATCTTCGAACTTCTGCACACCGCTGCCGACTTCCTGGCCGCCGGCCTGTTCATCATCGGCAGCATTTTCTTCTTCGACGAGTCGACGAGGATCGCAGGCACGTGGTGCTTCCTGGCCGGATCCATCTGCTTCGCCCTGAAGCCGACCATCCGTCTCACCCGCGAGTTGCGAATGGCCTCCTTGCGCCGAGTCGACCGGCTGGCCGAGAAAGCGCCCGAGGCTCCGAGGGACCTGTTCTCCGAGCCCCGGCACTAA